Proteins co-encoded in one Arachis hypogaea cultivar Tifrunner chromosome 13, arahy.Tifrunner.gnm2.J5K5, whole genome shotgun sequence genomic window:
- the LOC112734524 gene encoding uncharacterized protein — protein MEVIDKSWIKRPRNSLEYAQGVSRFIEFAFAHHSADGTIICPCSACAFKKWLTRDEVYDHSICTQFPIGCTFWFYHGERSIGETSNVSSSSFSDVVQNPLANEQHPMVEVDSIRNLISEGLGVGGNNRQGTPIIVNEVSDGGGERPMPSETPETLEAKGFSELLKDGEEPLYEGCTRYSKLSFLLKLFHIKSLCGMTDKSVKMILELLSNAFEYARTPSSFYKAKKIISKLSLDCTKIHACPNNCILYWGEDENMETCKTAADMRWHATAENKDNTMRHPRDSEAWKRFDLEHSNFAIDPQNVHLALATDGFNPHGTLSANHSIWPVILIPYNTPPWTCMKSTSFIISIIIPGKKIPENNIDVYLQPLIKELKELWVEGCDAYDALTQEVFKLHAALLWTISDFPGLGTLSGWNTYIRLTCPSCNFDNIPHRLNHSKKYCFMGHRRFLDQRHKFKSNTVQFNGRQETRHPPRTLSGSEILLQVENINVTFGRREEIGRSGKRLRTGGPIEGGGTQQWKKKSIFLSCHIGSLICCVTISI, from the exons ATGGAAGTTATTGATAAATCGTGGATTAAGAGACCACGGAATTCTCTTGAGTATGCACAAGGTGTTTCAAGATTTATTGAGTTTGCTTTTGCGCATCATTCTGCCGACGGAACAATCATATGTCCATGTAGTGCATGTGCTTTTAAGAAGTGGCTAACAAGGGACGAGGTGTATGATCATTCGATTTGTACACAATTCCCAATAGGATGTACATTTTGGTTTTATCACGGAGAGCGCTCGATAGGAGAAACTAGCAACGTCTCAAGTAGTAGTTTTTCGGATGTAGTACAAAATCCTTTAGCCAATGAGCAGCATCCAATGGTCGAGGTTGATTCAATTCGAAACTTGATCAGTGAAGGACTAGGAGTTGGTGGGAACAACCGACAAGGAACACCCATAATAGTAAATGaagttagtgatggtggtggtgaaaGACCGATGCCTAGTGAAACTCCTGAAACACTTGAAGCGAAAGGGTTTAGCGAGCTGCTTAAGGATGGAGAAGAACCATTATACGAAGGGTGTACAAGATACTCGAAGTTATCTTTTCTATTGAAATTGTTCCATATCAAATCCCTCTGTGGTATGACCGACAAGTCTGTGAAGATGATTTTAGAACTATTGAGTAACGCATTCGAATATGCGAGGACTCCAAGCTCTTTTTATAAGGCAAAAAAGATCATTTCTAAACTCAGTTTGGATTGCACGAAGATACATGCTTGCCCAAACAATTGTATATTGTATTGGGGTGAAGATGAGAACATGGAGACATGTAAG ACTGCTGCTGATATGCGATGGCATGCTACAGCTGAGAATAAGGATAACACAATGAGACATCCAAGAGACTCTGAGGCCTGGAAGAGGTTTGATTTGGAGCACTCCAACTTTGCAATCGATCCACAAAATGTGCATCTTGCATTAGCTACCGATGGCTTCAATCCACATGGAACTTTGAGTGCAAATCATAGTATTTGGCCTGTCATTCTCATTCCGTATAATACTCCTCCATGGACGTGTATGAAATCGACATCATTCATAATTTCAATTATCATTCCTggcaagaaaataccagaaaataaCATAGATGTTTATTTGCAACCTCTAATAAAAGAGTTAAAGGAGTTATGGGTTGAGGGTTGCGATGCATATGATGCTTTAACACAAGAAGTGTTTAAATTGCACGCAGCTTTATTGTGGACAATTAGTGACTTTCCTGGGTTAGGGACTCTTTCTGGGTGGAATACATACATAAGACTTACTTGCCCATCTTGCAACTTCGATAACATCCCTCATCGTCTTAATCACAGCAAAAAGTATTGTTTTATGGGTCATCGTCGCTTTCTGGATCAGAGACACAAGTTCAAATCAAACACCGTTCAATTTAATGGAAGACAAGAAACGAGGCATCCACCAAGAACATTATCTGGCAGTGAAATCCTTTTACAAGTTGAGAATATTAATGTCACATTTGGCCGAAGAGAAGAAATAGGAAGAAGTGGTAAAAGATTACGCACTGGTGGACCTATTGAAGGAGGTGGTACTCAACAATGGAAAAAGAAGAGCATTTTTTTGAGTTGCCATATTGGAAGTCTAATTTGCTGCGTCACAATCTCGATATGA